The following coding sequences lie in one Arachis ipaensis cultivar K30076 chromosome B03, Araip1.1, whole genome shotgun sequence genomic window:
- the LOC107634167 gene encoding ubiquitin-conjugating enzyme E2 20 produces the protein MATNTIINVHTHTETAQPNITPTKTVDSHSVLRRLQSELMALMMSGDCGISAFPEEDNIMLWKGTIKGSKDTVFEGTEYKLSLSFPNDYPFKPPKVKFETTCFHPNLDLHGNICLDILQDKWSSAYDVRTILLSIQSLLGEPNISSPLNPQAAQLWSNQEEYRKMVQKLYKTTSA, from the exons ATGGCTACCAACACCATCATCAATGTCCACACTCACACTGAAACTGCACAGCCCAACATCACTCCTACAAAGACCGTTGATTCTCACTCTGTTCTTAGAAG GTTGCAGTCTGAATTGATGGCTTTGATG ATGAGTGGAGATTGTGGTATATCTGCATTTCCGGAAGAGGACAACATAATGTTATGGAAAGGgacaattaaaggaagcaaggacACAGTGTTTGAAGGAACTGAGTATAAGTTGTCACTCTCTTTTCCCAATGATTATCCTTTCAAGCCTCCTAAAGTCAAGTTTGAAACTACCTGCTTCCATCCCAATCTTGATCTTCATGGCAACATTTGCTTGGACATACTTCAG gaTAAATGGTCATCTGCTTACGATGTTAGAACAATTCTTCTATCCATACAAAGTCTGCTTGGAG aGCCAAACATTAGTTCACCACTAAATCCACAAGCAGCACAGCTTTGGAGCAATCAAGAAG AATACAGGAAGATGGTACAGAAGTTGTACAAAACAACAAGTGCTTAG
- the LOC107632476 gene encoding hexokinase-3 isoform X1, giving the protein MAVEMHAGLASEGGSKLKMLLTHVHNLPNGSERGTYYALDLEGTYFRVLRVHLNGQQSAILEHEVELQTIPQHLLTSTSKDFFDFIASSLKEFVEKEDDSELSVARRKELGLTFSFPIKQISVCSGILITWTKGFSIVDMVGKDVPACLQEALVRKGLDLRVAALVNDTVGTLALGHYHDADTVAAIVIGTSTNACYLERTDAIIKCQGLLTTSRSMVVNMEWGNFWSSHLPRTSYDIDLNAESPNPNDQGFEKMISGMYLGDIVRRIILKMSLESDILGHISSKFSMPFILSTPMIAAMHEDDSPNLREVERILKDILEIPDVPLKVRKLMMKVCGIVTRRAARLAAAGIIGILKKIGRDGSGGITGGRRSDMKMRRTVVAIEGGLYSNYTLFREYLHEALHEILGEDIAKHVILKVTEDGSGIGTALLAASHSSNNVDRI; this is encoded by the exons ATGGCCGTTGAGATGCACGCTGGTTTGGCATCAGAAGGTGGCTCCAAGCTCAAAATGCTTCTCACACATGTTCATAATCTTCCTAATGG GTCTGAAAGAGGAACATATTATGCACTAGATCTTGAAGGTACATATTTTAGGGTCTTGAGAGTTCATTTGAATGGTCAACAATCTGCTATCTTGGAACATGAAGTAGAACTACAAACTATTCCCCAACATCTATTGACCAGCACAAGCAAG GATTTCTTTGATTTCATTGCTTCTTCATTGAAAGAATTTGTTGAGAAAGAAGATGATTCAGAGCTTTCAGTGGCCAGAAGAAAAGAACTTGGCTTAACGTTTTCCTTTCCCATCAAACAAATATCTGTTTGCTCAGGCATTTTAATAACATGGACAAAAGGGTTTTCCATTGTAGATATG GTAGGAAAAGATGTTCCTGCATGTTTGCAAGAAGCCTTGGTACGAAAAGGCCTAGATTTGCGGGTAGCTGCATTG GTTAACGACACTGTTGGAACTTTAGCCCTCGGACATTATCATGATGCTGATACTGTGGCTGCTATAGTGATCGGGACTAGTACCAATGCTTGTTATTTGGAACGAACCGATGCTATTATTAAATGTCAAGGTCTTCTCACAACATCAAGATCCATG GTTGTGAATATGGAATGGGGGAACTTTTGGTCCTCTCATTTACCAAGAACATCATATGACATTGATTTAAATGCTGAGAGTCCTAACCCAAATGATCAG GGCTTTGAGAAGATGATATCAGGAATGTATCTTGGCGACATTGTGAGGAGAATCATTCTCAAGATGTCATTAGAGTCAGATATTCTTGGACATATTTCTTCAAAGTTTTCAATGCCTTTCATACTGAG TACTCCTATGATCGCCGCTATGCACGAGGATGATTCTCCAAATTTGAGAGAAGTAGAAAGAATCCTGAAAGACATCCTTGAG ATTCCTGATGTTCCTTTAAAGGTAAGAAAACTCATGATGAAAGTATGTGGGATTGTGACTCGCCGAGCCGCTCGGTTGGCAGCAGCCGGTATAATCGGTATCTTGAAGAAGATTGGTAGGGATGGGAGTGGTGGCATCACAGGTGGAAGGAGAAGTGATATGAAAATGAGAAGAACAGTTGTGGCAATTGAAGGAGGCTTGTATTCTAACTATACATTGTTTCGAGAGTACTTGCATGAAGCTTTGCATGAAATATTGGGTGAAGATATTGCTAAGCATGTAATTCTTAAGGTTACTGAAGATGGATCAGGTATTGGTACAGCATTGCTTGCTGCTTCACATTCATCCAATAATGTGGATAGAATATAG
- the LOC107632476 gene encoding hexokinase-3 isoform X2 has product MFIIFLMVIIFWIRSERGTYYALDLEGTYFRVLRVHLNGQQSAILEHEVELQTIPQHLLTSTSKDFFDFIASSLKEFVEKEDDSELSVARRKELGLTFSFPIKQISVCSGILITWTKGFSIVDMVGKDVPACLQEALVRKGLDLRVAALVNDTVGTLALGHYHDADTVAAIVIGTSTNACYLERTDAIIKCQGLLTTSRSMVVNMEWGNFWSSHLPRTSYDIDLNAESPNPNDQGFEKMISGMYLGDIVRRIILKMSLESDILGHISSKFSMPFILSTPMIAAMHEDDSPNLREVERILKDILEIPDVPLKVRKLMMKVCGIVTRRAARLAAAGIIGILKKIGRDGSGGITGGRRSDMKMRRTVVAIEGGLYSNYTLFREYLHEALHEILGEDIAKHVILKVTEDGSGIGTALLAASHSSNNVDRI; this is encoded by the exons ATGTTCATAATCTTCCTAATGG TTATAATTTTTTGGATCAGGTCTGAAAGAGGAACATATTATGCACTAGATCTTGAAGGTACATATTTTAGGGTCTTGAGAGTTCATTTGAATGGTCAACAATCTGCTATCTTGGAACATGAAGTAGAACTACAAACTATTCCCCAACATCTATTGACCAGCACAAGCAAG GATTTCTTTGATTTCATTGCTTCTTCATTGAAAGAATTTGTTGAGAAAGAAGATGATTCAGAGCTTTCAGTGGCCAGAAGAAAAGAACTTGGCTTAACGTTTTCCTTTCCCATCAAACAAATATCTGTTTGCTCAGGCATTTTAATAACATGGACAAAAGGGTTTTCCATTGTAGATATG GTAGGAAAAGATGTTCCTGCATGTTTGCAAGAAGCCTTGGTACGAAAAGGCCTAGATTTGCGGGTAGCTGCATTG GTTAACGACACTGTTGGAACTTTAGCCCTCGGACATTATCATGATGCTGATACTGTGGCTGCTATAGTGATCGGGACTAGTACCAATGCTTGTTATTTGGAACGAACCGATGCTATTATTAAATGTCAAGGTCTTCTCACAACATCAAGATCCATG GTTGTGAATATGGAATGGGGGAACTTTTGGTCCTCTCATTTACCAAGAACATCATATGACATTGATTTAAATGCTGAGAGTCCTAACCCAAATGATCAG GGCTTTGAGAAGATGATATCAGGAATGTATCTTGGCGACATTGTGAGGAGAATCATTCTCAAGATGTCATTAGAGTCAGATATTCTTGGACATATTTCTTCAAAGTTTTCAATGCCTTTCATACTGAG TACTCCTATGATCGCCGCTATGCACGAGGATGATTCTCCAAATTTGAGAGAAGTAGAAAGAATCCTGAAAGACATCCTTGAG ATTCCTGATGTTCCTTTAAAGGTAAGAAAACTCATGATGAAAGTATGTGGGATTGTGACTCGCCGAGCCGCTCGGTTGGCAGCAGCCGGTATAATCGGTATCTTGAAGAAGATTGGTAGGGATGGGAGTGGTGGCATCACAGGTGGAAGGAGAAGTGATATGAAAATGAGAAGAACAGTTGTGGCAATTGAAGGAGGCTTGTATTCTAACTATACATTGTTTCGAGAGTACTTGCATGAAGCTTTGCATGAAATATTGGGTGAAGATATTGCTAAGCATGTAATTCTTAAGGTTACTGAAGATGGATCAGGTATTGGTACAGCATTGCTTGCTGCTTCACATTCATCCAATAATGTGGATAGAATATAG